In Rhizobium gallicum bv. gallicum R602sp, the following proteins share a genomic window:
- a CDS encoding Gfo/Idh/MocA family protein → MTVRIGVIGTGAIGRDHARRINQVLGGATVVALSDVNRASAEAVKSDIAPDAAIFTTGEELISSPDVDAVLVTSWGATHEQYVLAAIAAGRPCFCEKPLATTADGAKRIVDAEVAHGKRLVQVGFMRRYDAGYVALKQFVDTKIGAPIMVHAAHRNPAVPEQYVTPMAIHDTMIHEIDVLRWLLNDDYVSARVLFPRSAARSHAKLRDPQIVILETAKGTTIDVEIFVNCHYGYDIQCEVVGEDGVATLPEPMAIQTRLGAKLQNDILTDWKDRFIASYDVELQDFINAAAKGTAAGPNSWDGYVAAITSDACVAAQEAEGAAVAINLPARPALYN, encoded by the coding sequence ATGACTGTTAGAATAGGTGTCATCGGCACCGGTGCAATCGGCCGAGACCATGCACGCCGCATCAATCAGGTTCTTGGCGGGGCGACAGTCGTCGCGTTGAGTGACGTGAACCGCGCCTCGGCCGAAGCGGTGAAAAGCGACATTGCGCCTGATGCTGCAATTTTCACCACCGGGGAGGAACTGATTTCCTCACCCGATGTCGACGCTGTGCTTGTCACCTCTTGGGGTGCCACTCACGAACAATATGTACTGGCCGCGATCGCTGCCGGTAGGCCATGCTTCTGCGAAAAGCCTCTGGCGACGACCGCCGATGGCGCCAAGCGCATCGTTGATGCAGAAGTTGCGCACGGCAAACGACTTGTACAGGTCGGTTTCATGCGCAGATATGATGCGGGTTATGTCGCCCTGAAGCAGTTCGTGGATACCAAGATCGGTGCGCCGATCATGGTTCATGCCGCCCATCGCAACCCGGCCGTCCCCGAGCAATATGTTACGCCGATGGCCATCCACGATACGATGATTCACGAAATCGACGTGCTGCGCTGGCTGTTGAATGACGACTACGTTTCTGCTCGTGTGCTGTTTCCGCGTTCGGCAGCGCGCAGTCATGCCAAGCTTAGGGATCCCCAGATTGTCATTCTGGAGACTGCCAAGGGCACGACCATCGATGTCGAAATCTTCGTCAACTGCCACTACGGCTACGACATTCAGTGCGAGGTCGTTGGCGAAGACGGTGTTGCCACTTTGCCTGAGCCGATGGCAATCCAGACGCGTCTCGGCGCCAAGCTTCAAAACGATATCCTCACCGATTGGAAGGATCGCTTCATCGCCAGCTATGACGTTGAGCTGCAGGACTTCATCAATGCCGCTGCCAAAGGCACGGCGGCTGGCCCGAACTCCTGGGACGGTTATGTGGCGGCAATCACATCCGATGCCTGCGTAGCCGCGCAGGAAGCAGAGGGTGCCGCAGTCGCGATTAATCTTCCCGCTCGCCCTGCGCTTTACAACTGA
- a CDS encoding TIM barrel protein: MRFAINHITAPKLSLENFFAAARNLGLTEVEIRNDLPDIVGKVEPEVVKKAAASAGVTIISINALYPFNVWSGELPKKAVTLADYAAASGAKALVMCPLNDGTKVSFDDLVAALKAMKPILEERGLTGLVEPLGFPISSLRTKKEALRAIDAAEGGGIYKLVHDTFHHHLAGETEFFAERTGLVHISGVVDPNVAVDDMLDAHRVLVDAKDRLENIPQIKALIAAGFDGPYSFEPFAEEVHGLADPETAVRESISYVSGKL, encoded by the coding sequence ATGCGTTTTGCCATCAACCACATCACCGCGCCCAAGCTGTCGCTTGAAAACTTCTTTGCGGCGGCTCGCAATCTGGGTCTGACGGAGGTCGAGATCCGCAACGATCTTCCCGACATCGTTGGGAAGGTGGAGCCTGAAGTCGTCAAAAAGGCTGCAGCGAGCGCCGGCGTCACGATCATCTCGATCAACGCGCTCTATCCGTTCAACGTCTGGTCGGGTGAATTACCGAAGAAGGCTGTGACGCTCGCCGACTATGCGGCCGCTTCCGGCGCCAAAGCGCTTGTCATGTGCCCGCTAAACGACGGCACGAAAGTGTCGTTCGATGATCTCGTCGCGGCGCTGAAGGCCATGAAGCCGATCCTTGAGGAGCGCGGACTGACAGGCCTGGTTGAACCTCTCGGCTTCCCGATCTCCTCGCTGAGGACCAAGAAGGAAGCGCTTCGCGCCATCGACGCGGCTGAAGGCGGCGGCATCTACAAACTCGTGCACGATACCTTCCATCACCACCTGGCCGGCGAGACAGAGTTCTTCGCGGAAAGGACGGGTCTGGTCCACATCTCGGGCGTCGTCGATCCCAATGTCGCAGTGGATGACATGCTCGACGCCCACCGCGTGCTCGTCGATGCCAAAGATCGGCTGGAGAACATTCCGCAGATCAAGGCGCTCATCGCGGCAGGCTTCGACGGCCCCTACAGCTTCGAGCCTTTTGCCGAGGAAGTGCATGGACTGGCAGATCCGGAAACCGCCGTGCGCGAGAGCATCAGCTACGTTTCGGGCAAGCTCTGA
- a CDS encoding bifunctional 5-dehydro-2-deoxygluconokinase/5-dehydro-2-deoxyphosphogluconate aldolase — protein MNKSLDVITIGRSSVDLYGVQIGGRLEDMGSFHKYIGGSPTNMAAGTARLGLRSALITRVGDEHMGRFIREELAREGVDVTGVKTDPERLTALVLLGIRDEDRFPLIFYRENCADMALCEDDIDEALIARSRSVVATGTHLSHPRTEKAVLKALELARKHGARTALDIDYRPNLWGVAGHGDGESRFVESGKVTAKLQSTLRLFDLIVGTEEEFHIAGGSTNTIEALRAVRAVSTATLICKRGAAGAVALTGAIPDRLDEGESGPGYPIEVFNVLGAGDGFMSGLIKGWLEDAPWPRALQYANACGAFAVSRHGCTPAYPSLEELDFFLKRGIKDKALRKDGELEQIHWATNRHNDWSTMRVFAFDHRMQLEAMAGATPEKIGRFKELCLKAALEVQGGRPGYGILCDNRLGRRALHAASGTGLWVGRPVEWPGSRPLTLEPELGPDFGGLDEWALENVVKVLCFCHPDDDAQMRASHEETIKRLFAATRRNRLEFLLEIIPSKVGPVDDDTTAVLIRRFYEIGIYPDWWKLEPMASSAAWEKACAAINENDPHTRGIVVLGLDAPEAELAASFKVAAGFPLVKGFAVGRTIFAQAARDWLAGTIADAEAIEDIQARYQRLCTIWDEARSASQDNNAAGPSRRRV, from the coding sequence ATGAACAAGTCATTGGATGTCATCACGATCGGACGCTCGTCCGTGGATCTTTACGGGGTACAGATCGGCGGCCGGCTGGAAGACATGGGGTCGTTCCACAAATATATCGGCGGCTCGCCGACCAACATGGCTGCCGGCACCGCCCGCCTCGGCCTGCGCTCGGCGCTGATCACCCGCGTCGGCGACGAGCACATGGGCCGCTTCATTCGCGAGGAGCTTGCACGCGAAGGCGTCGACGTCACCGGGGTCAAGACCGATCCCGAGCGGCTAACGGCCCTCGTGCTCCTCGGCATCCGGGACGAGGACCGCTTTCCGTTGATCTTCTACCGCGAGAACTGCGCCGACATGGCGCTCTGCGAAGACGATATCGACGAGGCGCTGATCGCCCGTTCCCGCTCGGTTGTCGCGACCGGTACCCATCTCAGCCATCCGCGCACCGAAAAGGCCGTGCTCAAGGCGCTGGAGCTCGCGCGCAAGCATGGCGCGCGGACCGCGCTCGACATAGATTACCGTCCGAACCTCTGGGGCGTGGCCGGCCATGGCGACGGCGAGAGCCGCTTCGTCGAATCCGGCAAGGTGACCGCCAAACTGCAATCGACGCTGCGTCTCTTTGACCTGATCGTCGGCACGGAGGAGGAATTCCATATCGCCGGCGGCTCGACGAACACGATCGAGGCTCTGCGTGCCGTGCGTGCCGTCTCCACCGCCACGCTCATCTGCAAGCGCGGCGCGGCCGGCGCCGTCGCCCTGACCGGTGCGATACCGGATAGGCTCGACGAGGGAGAAAGCGGCCCCGGCTATCCGATCGAGGTTTTCAACGTTCTCGGCGCAGGCGATGGCTTCATGTCGGGTCTCATCAAGGGCTGGCTGGAGGATGCGCCCTGGCCACGCGCGCTTCAGTATGCCAATGCCTGCGGGGCCTTCGCCGTCAGCCGCCATGGCTGCACGCCGGCCTATCCGTCGTTGGAGGAGCTCGACTTCTTCCTGAAGCGCGGCATCAAAGACAAGGCGCTGCGCAAGGATGGCGAACTCGAGCAGATCCACTGGGCGACGAACCGCCACAATGACTGGTCCACCATGCGCGTCTTCGCCTTCGACCACCGCATGCAGCTGGAGGCCATGGCAGGTGCCACGCCCGAAAAGATTGGCCGTTTCAAAGAACTCTGCCTGAAGGCGGCCCTTGAGGTTCAGGGCGGACGACCGGGCTATGGCATCCTGTGCGACAACCGCCTCGGCCGCCGTGCGCTTCACGCCGCGTCAGGCACTGGCCTTTGGGTCGGCCGACCGGTCGAATGGCCGGGCTCGCGTCCGCTGACGCTGGAACCCGAACTTGGCCCCGACTTCGGTGGACTTGACGAGTGGGCGCTTGAAAACGTCGTCAAGGTCTTGTGCTTTTGCCATCCCGACGACGATGCGCAGATGCGAGCTTCGCACGAAGAGACGATCAAGCGGCTGTTCGCGGCGACCCGTCGCAACCGGCTGGAATTCCTGCTCGAGATCATTCCGTCCAAGGTCGGTCCGGTCGATGACGACACGACGGCGGTCCTGATCCGGCGGTTCTACGAGATCGGCATCTATCCGGACTGGTGGAAACTTGAGCCGATGGCAAGCAGTGCCGCCTGGGAAAAGGCTTGCGCTGCGATCAATGAAAACGATCCGCACACGCGCGGCATCGTGGTGCTCGGTCTCGACGCGCCGGAGGCCGAACTCGCAGCGAGCTTCAAGGTCGCGGCCGGCTTCCCGCTGGTGAAGGGCTTCGCGGTCGGCCGCACGATCTTCGCGCAGGCCGCACGCGACTGGCTTGCTGGCACCATCGCCGATGCTGAGGCGATCGAGGATATTCAGGCCCGCTATCAGCGGCTCTGCACAATCTGGGACGAAGCGCGCAGCGCAAGCCAGGACAATAACGCGGCGGGACCGTCGCGCAGGAGGGTATGA
- the iolD gene encoding 3D-(3,5/4)-trihydroxycyclohexane-1,2-dione acylhydrolase (decyclizing) — protein MTGTIRLTAAQAMFRWLAVQMTEEGERFIEGVWAIFGHGNVAGIGEALHGIGDKLPTWRGQNEQTMAHAAIAYAKTKRRRKAMAITSSIGPGATNMVTAAALAHVNRLPVLFIPGDVFANRRPDPVLQQIEDFDDGTVTVTDCFRPVSRYFDRITRPEHLLTVLPRAMQVMTDPANCGPVTLAFCQDVQAEAYDWPESFFESKTWRIRRPEPDPREVDDVVAVLKASSHPVIVAGGGVLYSGAEADLLAFAKAHNIPIVETQAGKGAIDWQERLNFGSPGVTGTDCGNKTAARADLILGVGTRFQDFTTGSWAIFSNPSRKLVSINLAGYDAAKHGAIPLVSDAKVALGRISTALGSHRFADPDFAARGAWFKATDAVIAGPGTPKPNFRPSDAQVIGAVQRISGPKTVAMCAAGTMPGALQVLWRSAAGGYHMEYGYSCMGYEVAGAFGIKLAAPEKEVVCFVGDGSYMMANSELATAVMLRVPFTIVLTDNRGYGCINRLQQECGGAEFNNMYKDCNIETQPEIDFVAHATSMGAYAVKAADIAQLETEIVSARSRDVPTVVVIDTEAETGAGIGGAWWDVAVPEVGTTEKLKEARAHYEANVARQRIN, from the coding sequence ATGACAGGAACCATTCGCCTTACGGCAGCACAGGCCATGTTCCGCTGGCTGGCCGTACAGATGACTGAGGAGGGGGAGCGCTTCATCGAAGGCGTCTGGGCGATCTTCGGCCACGGCAACGTCGCTGGAATTGGCGAGGCTCTGCATGGCATTGGCGATAAACTGCCCACCTGGCGTGGCCAGAACGAGCAGACCATGGCCCATGCGGCAATTGCCTATGCCAAGACCAAGCGCCGGCGCAAGGCAATGGCGATCACCTCGTCCATCGGCCCGGGCGCGACGAACATGGTGACGGCTGCAGCGCTCGCCCATGTGAACCGCCTGCCCGTATTATTCATCCCCGGCGATGTGTTCGCCAACCGCCGGCCGGACCCGGTTCTGCAGCAGATCGAGGATTTCGATGACGGCACTGTCACCGTGACGGACTGCTTCCGCCCGGTCAGCCGCTATTTCGACCGCATCACCCGTCCCGAGCATCTGCTGACCGTCCTGCCTCGCGCGATGCAGGTGATGACCGATCCCGCAAATTGCGGCCCGGTCACACTTGCATTTTGCCAGGACGTGCAGGCCGAGGCCTACGACTGGCCGGAAAGCTTCTTTGAGTCGAAGACTTGGCGCATCCGTCGTCCAGAGCCAGATCCGCGCGAAGTCGACGATGTCGTCGCAGTGCTCAAGGCCTCTTCACACCCGGTCATCGTCGCAGGTGGCGGTGTGCTGTATTCCGGCGCGGAAGCCGATCTGCTCGCCTTCGCCAAGGCGCACAATATACCGATCGTCGAGACGCAGGCCGGCAAGGGTGCAATCGACTGGCAAGAAAGGCTCAATTTCGGCTCGCCGGGCGTCACCGGCACCGATTGCGGCAACAAGACCGCCGCCAGAGCCGACCTGATCCTTGGCGTCGGCACCCGCTTCCAGGACTTCACGACCGGCAGCTGGGCGATCTTCAGCAATCCGAGCCGCAAGCTCGTCTCGATCAACCTCGCCGGCTATGACGCGGCCAAGCACGGCGCCATCCCGCTGGTCTCCGACGCCAAGGTGGCGCTGGGGCGCATTTCCACTGCGCTCGGTTCCCACCGTTTCGCCGATCCGGATTTCGCCGCGCGCGGGGCCTGGTTCAAGGCGACCGATGCCGTCATAGCGGGCCCTGGAACGCCGAAGCCGAATTTCCGGCCTTCCGATGCCCAGGTCATTGGAGCGGTGCAGCGAATTTCGGGTCCAAAGACGGTTGCGATGTGCGCGGCTGGCACCATGCCCGGCGCCCTGCAGGTGCTGTGGCGGTCGGCCGCCGGTGGCTATCACATGGAATACGGCTATTCCTGCATGGGCTACGAGGTCGCCGGCGCTTTCGGCATCAAGCTCGCGGCGCCGGAAAAGGAAGTCGTGTGCTTCGTCGGCGACGGCAGCTACATGATGGCCAATTCCGAGCTCGCGACCGCCGTCATGCTGCGCGTGCCCTTCACCATCGTGCTGACGGACAATCGCGGCTATGGCTGCATCAACCGTCTGCAGCAGGAATGCGGCGGTGCTGAATTCAATAACATGTACAAGGACTGCAATATCGAGACCCAGCCGGAGATCGACTTCGTCGCGCATGCGACGTCGATGGGCGCGTATGCCGTCAAGGCCGCCGACATCGCGCAGCTCGAAACCGAGATCGTCTCGGCGCGCAGCCGGGACGTTCCCACGGTGGTCGTCATCGATACGGAAGCGGAAACCGGAGCCGGCATCGGCGGCGCCTGGTGGGATGTCGCCGTGCCGGAAGTCGGCACCACCGAAAAGCTCAAGGAGGCCCGCGCGCACTATGAGGCGAACGTGGCCCGCCAACGCATCAACTAA
- the iolE gene encoding myo-inosose-2 dehydratase: MIFYGTNPIAWSNDDDQTIGAHLTLEDCLSDCRKIGFDGIEKGHKMPNEGGALKAKLGAFGLRFIGGWHSTNLLVNDIVTEKAALQKFIDMTKAAGGDHINACECSNTVHGSDGTPVNNRPVMNDEQWQRFSEGYEALSKYAADRGVKMGYHHHMGTIIESADDIDRFMTMAGPYTRLLLDTGHCTFGGANPEEVAKKYMGRVTHIHAKNIRLEIMKQVRSQNLSFLEGVRRGVFTVPGDAEGCVDFAPVLKIAAEHDYSGWLVIEAEQDSAVREPFHYQNMGLKALNSIARDVGLDKAAARAAG; encoded by the coding sequence ATGATATTTTACGGAACAAATCCCATTGCCTGGTCCAACGACGACGACCAGACGATCGGCGCGCATCTGACATTGGAGGATTGCCTGTCGGATTGCCGCAAGATTGGGTTCGACGGCATCGAGAAGGGCCACAAGATGCCCAACGAGGGCGGCGCGCTGAAGGCCAAGCTCGGCGCGTTCGGCCTGCGCTTCATTGGCGGCTGGCATTCGACGAATCTTCTGGTGAACGACATCGTCACCGAGAAGGCGGCGCTGCAGAAGTTCATCGATATGACGAAGGCGGCCGGCGGCGACCACATCAACGCCTGCGAATGCTCCAACACCGTGCACGGCAGCGACGGAACGCCAGTCAACAACCGCCCGGTCATGAACGACGAACAGTGGCAGCGCTTCTCGGAAGGCTATGAGGCGCTTTCCAAATATGCTGCCGATCGGGGCGTCAAGATGGGCTATCACCATCACATGGGCACGATCATCGAGAGTGCCGACGACATCGACCGTTTCATGACGATGGCTGGCCCCTACACCCGTCTTCTGCTCGACACCGGCCATTGCACCTTCGGCGGGGCGAACCCGGAAGAAGTGGCGAAGAAATACATGGGCCGCGTGACCCATATTCATGCAAAGAACATCCGTCTGGAAATCATGAAGCAGGTCCGTTCCCAAAACCTTTCCTTCCTCGAAGGCGTGCGCCGGGGCGTGTTCACGGTTCCGGGCGATGCGGAAGGCTGCGTCGATTTCGCGCCGGTTCTGAAGATCGCGGCCGAACATGACTATTCGGGCTGGCTGGTGATCGAGGCCGAGCAGGACAGCGCGGTTCGCGAGCCCTTCCACTACCAGAACATGGGCCTGAAGGCGTTGAACTCGATCGCGCGCGACGTCGGACTGGACAAGGCTGCAGCCAGAGCAGCCGGATAA
- the iolB gene encoding 5-deoxy-glucuronate isomerase: MSILLRRPFGSHGKVHEITPQSAGWRYVGFSLFRLREGEGVGEATGGMEAVVVMVEGKARFTAAGKDWGELGERMNVFEKTPPHCLYVPNGEQWEARATTDCTVGVCLAPGKGGHKARRIGPDGIQLTPRGVGANQRFINNIAMEAEDDCDSLLVTEVFTPAGNWSSYPSHRHDEDDFPRITYLEETYYHRLNPEQGFGVQRVYTDDGSLDETIAVKNHDVVLVPRGHHPCGAPYGFEMYYLNVMAGPLRNWRFVPDPAVQWIMDRDAR, encoded by the coding sequence ATGAGCATTCTCCTGCGCCGACCGTTCGGCAGTCATGGCAAGGTCCACGAGATTACCCCGCAATCGGCGGGCTGGCGCTATGTCGGCTTCAGCCTCTTCCGCCTGCGGGAAGGCGAAGGCGTCGGCGAGGCGACCGGCGGCATGGAAGCGGTCGTGGTCATGGTCGAGGGCAAGGCCCGCTTCACCGCGGCCGGCAAGGATTGGGGTGAACTGGGCGAACGCATGAACGTCTTCGAAAAGACCCCGCCCCATTGCCTCTACGTGCCGAATGGCGAGCAGTGGGAAGCGCGCGCCACGACCGATTGCACGGTCGGCGTTTGCCTTGCCCCCGGCAAGGGTGGCCACAAGGCACGACGCATCGGCCCGGATGGCATCCAGCTCACGCCGCGCGGGGTGGGCGCCAACCAGCGTTTCATCAACAACATCGCGATGGAGGCCGAGGACGATTGCGACAGCCTGCTGGTGACGGAGGTCTTCACGCCGGCCGGCAACTGGTCATCCTATCCGAGCCACCGTCACGACGAGGACGATTTCCCGCGGATCACTTATCTCGAAGAAACCTACTATCACCGCCTCAATCCGGAGCAGGGTTTTGGCGTGCAACGGGTCTATACCGATGACGGCTCGCTTGACGAGACGATCGCGGTGAAAAACCACGACGTGGTGCTCGTCCCTCGCGGCCATCACCCCTGTGGCGCGCCTTACGGGTTTGAAATGTATTACCTCAACGTCATGGCAGGCCCTTTGCGCAATTGGCGCTTCGTTCCTGATCCAGCGGTCCAATGGATCATGGATCGTGATGCACGCTAG
- a CDS encoding tautomerase family protein — MPLIKLHIQKGRSEAEVELLLDTVHEVMLSAFSVPERDRYQLVFEHQASHFRALDTGLGFERTQNFVLVEVVSRPRSRTEKLVFYQGLAAQFEEKCGVSASDIMVSFVENTDEDWSFGAGVAQFVTGEL; from the coding sequence TTGCCCCTCATCAAACTTCACATACAAAAAGGCCGCTCCGAAGCCGAAGTCGAACTGCTACTCGATACGGTTCATGAGGTCATGCTGTCCGCGTTCAGCGTGCCAGAACGTGACCGCTATCAATTGGTCTTCGAACACCAGGCTTCGCATTTTCGTGCTCTTGATACTGGCCTTGGTTTTGAGCGAACGCAGAATTTTGTTCTTGTCGAAGTCGTCTCGCGGCCTCGGTCTAGGACGGAAAAGCTTGTCTTCTATCAAGGCTTGGCCGCGCAATTTGAAGAAAAATGCGGGGTTTCTGCCTCTGACATCATGGTGTCGTTCGTGGAAAATACCGATGAAGATTGGTCCTTCGGCGCGGGAGTAGCGCAGTTCGTCACTGGCGAATTATGA
- a CDS encoding MurR/RpiR family transcriptional regulator: MSSDDRRPPEDFEALRSLINAKHALFPKRLAQVARHVLDNPDEVALGSIASIATAAQVTPSTLIRFAQFLGYDGFSTLQAIFREAVRAKIAPGEKGGSRQSGREGVVREAQVFYETIEACHHSLETLSKTIRVADIKAAAGILSSANCVFILAGNGTFPMAALLQHCLTRLRIRSTLLTDIVGGDDVLAFATPDDAAVIISCAPYAEETTIHASNLSDRRVPVIALTDSNFSPLSELASVRFRVIESGHDGLLLATAGIALSEALAICTRQTRQNAANAL; the protein is encoded by the coding sequence ATGAGCAGCGATGACCGACGGCCGCCAGAAGATTTCGAAGCATTGCGGTCCCTAATCAATGCCAAGCACGCGCTGTTTCCTAAGCGCCTTGCCCAAGTTGCGCGCCATGTTCTCGATAATCCTGATGAGGTTGCGTTGGGTTCGATCGCCTCCATCGCAACTGCAGCGCAGGTAACGCCTTCAACCCTGATACGTTTCGCCCAGTTTCTCGGCTATGACGGCTTCAGCACGCTACAAGCGATTTTTCGAGAGGCTGTCCGCGCAAAGATCGCGCCAGGCGAAAAAGGCGGAAGCCGCCAATCAGGACGGGAAGGTGTCGTACGCGAAGCGCAGGTGTTTTATGAAACGATAGAGGCCTGTCATCATTCGCTCGAAACATTGTCCAAGACAATCCGCGTGGCTGACATCAAGGCTGCAGCGGGAATTCTTTCCTCAGCCAACTGCGTGTTCATCCTTGCGGGTAACGGCACTTTTCCGATGGCTGCCTTGCTTCAGCATTGCCTGACCCGATTGAGAATTCGTTCGACCTTGCTAACGGACATTGTCGGCGGCGACGATGTGCTCGCATTTGCAACGCCGGACGATGCGGCTGTCATCATCAGTTGCGCGCCCTATGCTGAGGAAACGACGATACATGCATCAAACCTGTCGGATCGAAGAGTTCCCGTGATTGCTCTGACGGACTCCAACTTTTCGCCATTGTCGGAACTCGCTTCGGTCAGGTTCAGGGTGATTGAGTCGGGCCATGATGGGCTCTTGCTCGCCACGGCTGGGATCGCGCTCAGCGAAGCCTTGGCAATTTGCACGCGACAGACCCGACAGAACGCAGCCAACGCTCTATAA
- a CDS encoding Gfo/Idh/MocA family protein produces the protein MSFPQTLPAARTRSAMEAPPLRWGILGSGWIAAKFTESVKAHTRQDIAAVGSRSRAAADTFAAQWGIARAYDSYEALVTADDLDVIYVATPHNLHHAHVQLAIEAGKHVLVEKPMALNCAQAEGMVAAARGKGVFFAEALWTYFLPKFDVLQQVLDAGAIGDILSVYTEYGEYLPRKHRIFDARLAGGPLLDLGTYPVSLLAKLLGVPKKVVGIGQADCAGVNGQLSVVLANARGALGTMSTTLYGFTPTNAAIVGTSGSIRFNTEFHLPGSFEVWSLDGSARLQYDEPRGGHFEGLYYEAAAVAWAISEGQLESIWRPLDASLATMETLDAIRNAIGISFTEAGLTE, from the coding sequence ATGTCGTTTCCGCAAACCCTGCCGGCTGCGCGGACCCGGTCGGCCATGGAAGCCCCGCCCCTTCGCTGGGGCATTCTCGGCTCCGGCTGGATCGCCGCCAAGTTCACGGAATCGGTCAAGGCTCATACGCGCCAGGATATTGCCGCCGTCGGCTCGCGATCGCGCGCGGCGGCGGATACATTTGCGGCGCAGTGGGGGATCGCACGGGCCTATGACAGCTACGAGGCGCTCGTCACCGCCGACGATCTTGACGTCATCTATGTAGCGACGCCCCACAATCTGCATCACGCACATGTGCAGCTGGCGATCGAGGCGGGGAAACATGTGCTCGTCGAGAAGCCTATGGCACTCAACTGCGCACAGGCCGAAGGCATGGTCGCAGCCGCCCGCGGCAAGGGGGTGTTCTTCGCGGAAGCACTGTGGACCTATTTCCTGCCGAAATTCGATGTGCTCCAACAGGTACTGGATGCTGGAGCAATCGGAGACATCCTGTCCGTTTACACCGAGTACGGCGAATATCTGCCGCGCAAGCACCGTATTTTCGACGCGCGCCTTGCCGGCGGACCGCTTCTCGACCTCGGCACCTATCCGGTCTCGCTGCTGGCAAAACTCCTCGGCGTGCCAAAGAAGGTCGTTGGCATCGGACAGGCCGATTGCGCCGGCGTCAACGGGCAGCTGTCGGTCGTTCTCGCCAACGCCAGAGGAGCGCTCGGCACGATGTCGACCACGCTCTACGGCTTCACTCCGACGAACGCTGCCATCGTCGGGACCAGTGGGTCGATCCGGTTCAACACGGAATTCCACCTGCCCGGCTCCTTCGAAGTCTGGTCATTGGACGGATCCGCCCGGCTCCAATACGATGAGCCCAGGGGCGGGCATTTCGAGGGCCTCTACTATGAAGCTGCGGCCGTCGCATGGGCGATTTCGGAAGGACAACTGGAAAGCATCTGGCGGCCGCTGGATGCATCACTTGCCACGATGGAAACACTCGACGCGATCCGGAATGCTATCGGTATAAGCTTCACCGAAGCGGGGCTGACCGAATAA
- a CDS encoding Gfo/Idh/MocA family protein: MGKTILNIGLIGSGFMGQAHADAYRRAGMLYRDLPAIPRLCLLADATEELAAGAAARYGFERSTGDWRKLVEDPEVDVVDITSPNALHHEMALAAIAAGKHVYCEKPLSVTLGQAEEMAAAAKRKGVKTMVAFNNIKTPAAMLAKHLIDRGDIGVPMRFRGWFDQGFFNDPDLPFSWRCTRKDAGSGALGDLGSHVISVAQYLMGDVDSVIAQTQTFFPTRPVPQGGSGYGAKVGSDAPRAVVENEDQIQTLVRFKSGAGGTIEASRVAAGKVFGIYWEVSGTEGTIIMDGERFNELKIARFNDPKPDRGFKTIYAGSQVPQFSAFFGFDFAGGGLGYFDVKVIEVRDLIEGIVDAPDCFPNFEFGLANERIIDAMERSLEKKTWQMIAG; encoded by the coding sequence ATGGGCAAGACAATCCTCAACATCGGCCTGATCGGCTCCGGATTCATGGGTCAGGCCCATGCCGATGCCTATCGCCGCGCGGGTATGCTCTACCGCGACTTGCCCGCCATTCCGCGCCTCTGCCTGCTAGCTGATGCCACCGAGGAGCTGGCGGCCGGGGCCGCTGCGCGCTATGGCTTCGAGAGGAGCACGGGCGACTGGCGCAAGCTGGTCGAGGACCCCGAGGTGGACGTCGTCGACATTACCTCGCCCAACGCTCTGCATCATGAGATGGCGCTCGCCGCAATTGCGGCCGGCAAGCATGTCTATTGCGAAAAGCCCCTCTCCGTTACGCTGGGCCAAGCCGAGGAGATGGCCGCCGCCGCAAAGCGCAAGGGCGTCAAGACCATGGTCGCCTTCAACAATATCAAGACGCCCGCCGCCATGCTCGCCAAGCACTTGATCGACAGGGGCGACATCGGAGTGCCGATGCGGTTTCGGGGCTGGTTCGACCAGGGCTTCTTCAACGATCCCGACCTGCCGTTTTCCTGGCGCTGCACGCGCAAGGACGCCGGCTCCGGCGCGCTCGGCGACCTCGGCAGCCATGTGATTTCCGTCGCGCAGTATCTGATGGGCGACGTCGACAGTGTCATCGCGCAGACGCAGACCTTCTTTCCGACGCGGCCGGTTCCGCAAGGCGGCTCCGGCTACGGTGCAAAGGTCGGCAGCGACGCACCGCGCGCGGTGGTGGAAAACGAGGATCAGATCCAGACGCTCGTTCGCTTCAAAAGCGGCGCTGGCGGCACGATCGAAGCGTCGCGCGTGGCAGCGGGAAAGGTCTTCGGCATCTACTGGGAAGTGTCGGGCACGGAGGGCACGATCATCATGGACGGCGAGCGGTTCAACGAGCTGAAGATCGCGCGCTTCAATGATCCGAAGCCCGACCGCGGCTTCAAGACGATCTATGCCGGCAGTCAGGTGCCGCAGTTTTCCGCCTTCTTCGGCTTCGACTTCGCCGGCGGCGGCCTCGGCTACTTCGACGTCAAGGTCATCGAGGTGCGCGACTTGATCGAGGGCATCGTCGACGCGCCGGACTGCTTTCCGAACTTCGAGTTCGGCCTTGCCAACGAGCGCATCATCGACGCGATGGAACGGTCACTGGAGAAGAAGACCTGGCAGATGATCGCCGGCTGA